In the Agrococcus sp. Marseille-Q4369 genome, one interval contains:
- a CDS encoding DUF5979 domain-containing protein, with translation MRRAAAAGLAALITVATLIAAPTTAHAAQNPNIVVRDVTITTVDGEPATIGEAMTLSGTWDATDADPHAGDVFTVGLPAELGFPAALPFQLSGADGTVWGNCLTDPATDTLTCTLTDAVVEFPELVFGTFELQIEAVEATTEESVVLDLNGKLTSVDLPGIGGIDDGITLPTGWTKTGALNADKWSMRWTIELPGSRLAAHEVVTIRERVSDNHELCTPSNLRIETVRGSTVVNVTSIGSTADGVEAGDAFSIVLTAPEGGFDANVTYRVRYDTCTPDREIDAQGTVYTNEAIVDVWGESSGGIGVRQDWAITALVDKTGSVLGRADRNGVIQWAVTVAGDHLVGRDTVTLSEALEGLHALCTNADGAPEVRGLTVLERYGPSGSRQRTIPASELRLTTTQAEAEEFKVELATQGDFAFQGNDYMYVIRYQTCATTDGLPASGTEFGNRATIAGVTDGATATVPSRTVGKNGQINGSNVELDGVTYLPQTTLGWQITLPGQEIAEVETDLTITDVLSDDHEVCVGSGGDVADRLGLRVEARDQIQDGGLRTVDLSESATATLDGSTITITVPRPTLPGVDGQAVEGFSHEYQYVVRYTTCTRSGGMDAPGTEYGNDARVEGLRFTRTVEQRLSGSGTGQGVTRGSVSIDKALETTPGAAFVPEGAAFTVHVRERDPRGTVQAEYDLRVPLDGEPVSGPNPRGRGWTMELSEPRFPSVPGVTFGAPRFEPSEGLQVSADGTTAIATITPALNIGVTLTNTALLGSLEVVKAVEGGAAGLVDAEREYAMTASIDVSALGAGFPAQPDREFTLVAGEPVVLDDLPIGATVTLSESPLVDDDAFTWGEPSIEPNGVLITPGHSSEPSTITVTNHVERTVGTFSLSKLVTGAQAGSAAVPESVSVTASWVQEGVPGSVELEVPTDGTPVPLGHALLIGTEVSLTEAPLVDGSSIAWGAPVWSGDGVEVSGSSAIVTIGRDADALVSLENHAATSTAGLSFVKGIAGEAAEDVPAGATFPITASWVDADGVERSRELEISASEPTPLGVELPAGTVVTVTEGERPELPTVDWGSIVISGEDVTDAGDGSATVVVSDLQGDSTLVTVVNEATWAPGTFTITKQLEGIALGHADAPASVTVMATWTTAYGTEQCELDVATDGTPTPFGGELPYGTEVTLSEAMPASTPAFRWDAPRWSGDDVEHGEAAVAVVTIGAATDSAVLLTNTAIAEVGSLAVSKELEGSGASDVPEGTTFPIVASWTDLMGEERTLETEVAAGAAVTLEQVPVGVPIRIVEDERELPAGTTWTGAEWTSLADTTVVPLDGTTGATVTLGAATASIELVNGIDARELPRTGAELGQAQAVVLSLAAVLLLLGAVLVLAAGRRRSEA, from the coding sequence ATGCGCCGCGCCGCTGCGGCAGGCCTCGCCGCGCTCATCACCGTGGCGACGCTGATCGCCGCGCCGACGACGGCGCACGCAGCGCAGAACCCGAACATCGTGGTGCGCGACGTCACGATCACGACGGTCGACGGTGAGCCGGCGACGATCGGCGAGGCGATGACGCTCAGCGGCACGTGGGACGCCACCGATGCCGACCCGCACGCGGGCGACGTCTTCACGGTTGGGCTGCCTGCCGAGCTCGGCTTCCCCGCGGCGCTGCCGTTCCAGCTGAGCGGGGCCGACGGAACCGTCTGGGGCAACTGCCTCACCGACCCGGCGACGGACACGCTCACCTGCACGCTCACCGACGCGGTCGTGGAGTTCCCCGAGCTCGTGTTCGGCACGTTCGAGCTCCAGATCGAGGCAGTCGAGGCGACGACCGAGGAGTCCGTCGTGCTCGACCTCAACGGGAAGCTGACGAGCGTCGACCTGCCTGGCATCGGGGGCATCGACGACGGCATCACGCTGCCCACGGGCTGGACGAAGACCGGCGCGCTCAACGCCGACAAGTGGTCGATGCGCTGGACGATCGAGCTGCCCGGCAGCCGGCTCGCAGCGCACGAGGTCGTGACGATCCGCGAGCGCGTGAGCGACAACCATGAGCTCTGCACGCCCTCCAACCTCCGCATCGAGACCGTGCGCGGCTCGACCGTCGTCAACGTGACATCGATCGGCTCGACGGCCGACGGAGTCGAGGCAGGCGACGCCTTCTCGATCGTGCTGACGGCGCCCGAGGGCGGCTTCGACGCGAACGTGACCTACCGCGTCCGCTACGACACGTGCACCCCCGACCGCGAGATCGACGCGCAGGGCACCGTCTACACCAACGAGGCGATCGTCGACGTCTGGGGCGAGTCGTCCGGCGGCATCGGCGTGCGCCAGGACTGGGCCATCACCGCGCTTGTCGACAAGACCGGCTCGGTGCTCGGTCGCGCCGACCGGAACGGCGTCATCCAGTGGGCCGTGACCGTCGCGGGCGATCACCTCGTCGGCCGCGACACCGTCACGCTCAGCGAGGCGCTCGAAGGTCTCCACGCGCTGTGCACGAACGCCGACGGCGCGCCCGAGGTGCGAGGCCTCACGGTGCTCGAGCGATACGGGCCGAGCGGCAGCCGCCAGCGCACCATCCCGGCCAGCGAGCTGCGCCTGACGACGACACAGGCAGAAGCCGAGGAGTTCAAGGTCGAGCTCGCCACGCAAGGCGACTTCGCCTTCCAGGGGAACGACTACATGTACGTCATCCGCTACCAGACGTGCGCGACGACGGACGGCCTGCCGGCATCCGGCACCGAGTTCGGCAACAGGGCGACGATCGCCGGCGTCACGGATGGCGCGACCGCGACCGTGCCGAGCCGCACGGTCGGCAAGAACGGCCAGATCAACGGCTCGAACGTCGAGCTCGACGGCGTCACGTACCTGCCGCAGACCACCCTCGGCTGGCAGATCACCCTGCCGGGCCAGGAGATCGCCGAGGTCGAAACGGACCTCACGATCACCGACGTCCTCTCGGACGATCACGAGGTGTGCGTCGGCTCGGGCGGGGACGTCGCCGACCGGCTCGGCCTCCGCGTCGAGGCGCGCGACCAGATCCAGGACGGCGGGCTCCGCACCGTCGACCTGAGCGAGAGCGCGACCGCGACGCTCGACGGCTCGACCATCACCATCACCGTGCCGCGCCCGACGCTGCCGGGAGTCGACGGCCAGGCGGTCGAGGGCTTCAGCCACGAGTACCAGTACGTCGTGCGCTACACGACCTGCACGAGGAGCGGGGGCATGGATGCGCCCGGCACCGAGTACGGCAACGACGCACGCGTCGAGGGCCTGCGCTTCACCCGCACGGTCGAGCAGCGCCTGAGCGGCAGCGGCACGGGCCAGGGCGTCACGCGCGGCTCCGTCTCGATCGACAAGGCGCTCGAGACCACCCCGGGCGCGGCGTTCGTGCCCGAGGGCGCGGCGTTCACCGTGCACGTGCGCGAGCGCGACCCGCGCGGCACCGTGCAGGCCGAGTACGACCTGCGAGTGCCGCTCGACGGCGAGCCCGTGAGCGGCCCCAACCCGCGCGGCCGCGGCTGGACCATGGAGCTCTCGGAGCCCCGCTTCCCGTCGGTGCCCGGCGTCACGTTCGGCGCGCCTCGCTTCGAGCCGTCCGAGGGGCTCCAGGTCAGCGCCGACGGCACGACTGCCATCGCGACCATCACGCCCGCGCTGAACATCGGCGTGACGCTGACGAACACCGCGCTGCTCGGCTCGCTCGAGGTCGTGAAGGCGGTCGAGGGCGGCGCGGCGGGTCTCGTGGACGCGGAGCGTGAGTACGCGATGACGGCGTCGATCGACGTCTCGGCCCTCGGCGCCGGCTTCCCGGCGCAGCCGGATCGCGAGTTCACGCTCGTGGCCGGAGAGCCTGTCGTGCTCGACGACCTCCCGATCGGTGCGACCGTGACCCTCTCGGAGTCGCCGCTCGTCGACGACGACGCCTTCACGTGGGGTGAGCCGAGCATCGAGCCGAACGGCGTGCTCATCACGCCCGGGCACTCGAGCGAGCCGTCGACCATCACCGTGACCAACCACGTCGAGCGCACGGTCGGCACCTTCTCGCTGTCCAAGCTGGTCACCGGAGCGCAGGCGGGTTCGGCTGCGGTGCCGGAGTCGGTGTCGGTGACGGCGTCGTGGGTGCAGGAGGGTGTGCCGGGTTCGGTGGAGCTGGAGGTGCCGACGGATGGCACGCCGGTGCCGCTGGGGCATGCGCTGCTGATCGGCACGGAGGTGTCGCTGACGGAGGCTCCGCTGGTGGACGGCTCGAGCATCGCGTGGGGTGCGCCGGTGTGGTCGGGCGATGGGGTGGAGGTGTCGGGCTCGTCGGCGATCGTGACGATCGGCCGCGATGCTGACGCGCTCGTGTCGCTGGAGAACCACGCGGCGACGTCGACGGCGGGGCTGAGCTTCGTCAAGGGCATCGCGGGCGAGGCGGCGGAGGACGTGCCTGCGGGTGCGACGTTCCCGATCACCGCGAGCTGGGTCGACGCGGATGGGGTCGAGCGCTCGCGCGAGCTGGAGATCTCGGCGAGCGAGCCGACCCCGCTGGGCGTGGAGCTGCCTGCGGGCACCGTCGTGACGGTGACCGAGGGGGAGCGGCCGGAGCTGCCGACCGTCGACTGGGGCTCGATCGTGATCAGCGGCGAGGACGTGACCGATGCCGGTGACGGCAGCGCGACCGTGGTCGTCTCCGACCTGCAGGGCGACTCGACGCTCGTGACGGTCGTGAACGAGGCCACCTGGGCGCCGGGCACCTTCACCATCACCAAGCAGCTCGAGGGCATCGCGCTCGGGCACGCCGACGCGCCCGCGTCGGTGACGGTGATGGCGACGTGGACCACCGCGTACGGCACCGAGCAGTGCGAGCTCGACGTTGCGACCGACGGCACCCCGACGCCGTTCGGCGGCGAGCTGCCCTACGGCACCGAGGTGACCCTCAGCGAGGCCATGCCGGCTTCGACGCCGGCGTTCCGATGGGACGCGCCTCGCTGGAGCGGTGACGACGTCGAGCACGGCGAGGCGGCGGTCGCCGTCGTCACGATCGGTGCCGCGACCGACTCGGCCGTGCTCCTGACGAACACGGCGATCGCCGAGGTCGGCTCGCTCGCGGTCTCGAAGGAGCTCGAGGGCTCTGGCGCGAGCGACGTGCCGGAGGGGACGACGTTCCCGATCGTCGCGTCGTGGACCGACCTCATGGGCGAGGAGCGCACGCTCGAGACCGAGGTCGCCGCGGGTGCAGCGGTCACGCTCGAGCAAGTGCCGGTCGGCGTGCCGATCCGCATCGTCGAGGACGAGCGGGAGCTGCCGGCAGGCACCACCTGGACCGGTGCGGAGTGGACATCGCTCGCCGACACGACCGTCGTGCCGCTCGACGGCACGACCGGGGCGACCGTGACGCTCGGGGCCGCTACGGCATCCATCGAGCTCGTCAACGGCATCGACGCCCGCGAGCTGCCCCGGACCGGCGCGGAGCTGGGGCAGGCGCAGGCGGTCGTGCTGTCGCTCGCCGCCGTGCTGCTGCTGCTCGGCGCGGTGCTCGTGCTGGCAGCGGGCAGGCGTCGCAGCGAGGCGTAG